A window from Manis javanica isolate MJ-LG chromosome 10, MJ_LKY, whole genome shotgun sequence encodes these proteins:
- the LOC118969861 gene encoding olfactory receptor 6C2-like, producing the protein MRNHTSLTSFILLGLTDDPQLQILIFVFLLITYMLSVTGNLSIIILTLVDSHLKTAMCYFLQNFSLLEISFTSACIPRFLYSLSTGDRTITYNACVCQLFFTDVFAVTEFFLLATMSFDRYVAICKPLHYMTIMNFRVCKRLVFCCWMTSLLIVLPPLSLGLDLELCASNAIDHFACDANPMLKISCSDTWLIEEMVLINSVMIFLMTLVCVVLSYMYIIRTILRLPSAQQRTRAFSTGSSHIIMVSITYGSCIFVYIKPSAKDEMAINKGVALLTTSISPMLNPFIYTLRNKQVKQAFNDLIKRFILLSKN; encoded by the coding sequence ATGAGAAACCACACATCTCTCACCAGTTTCATCCTCCTGGGACTGACAGATGACCCTCAGCTACAGAttctgatttttgtatttctactGATCACCTACATGTTGAGTGTAACTGGAAACCTGAGCATCATCATCCTCACATTAGTGGATTCTCACCTTAAAACTGCAATGTgctattttctccaaaatttttccCTCTTAGAAATCTCTTTCACTTCTGCCTGCATTCCTAGATTCTTGTACAGCTTATCAACAGGTGACAGGACTATTACCTATAATGCTTGTGTATGCCAACTATTTTTTACAGATGTTTTTGcagtaacagaattttttctcttgGCCACCATGTCCTTTGATCGATAtgtagccatctgcaaacccctgcattacATGACTATTATGAACTTCAGGGTCTGCAAAAGGCTCGTCTTCTGCTGTTGGATGACTTCTTTGTTGATCGTATTGCCACCACTCAGCTTGGGACTGGACCTGGAACTCTGTGCCTCTAATGCCATTGACCACTTTGCATGTGATGCTAACCCTATGCTGAAGATCTCATGCTCAGATACATGGCTCATAGAGGAAATGGTTCTCATCAACTCTGTGATGATTTTCCTCATGACTctggtgtgtgtggttctgtcctacatgtacatcatcagaacaattctaagactcccctctgcccagcagaggacTAGAGCCTTTTCCACCGGCTCTTCCCACATTATCATGGTTTCCATCACCTATGGAAGCtgcatctttgtttatatcaaacCTTCAGCAAAAGATGAAATGGCCATTAATAAGGGAGTAGCACTACTcactacttccatttcccccatgctgaacccattcatttacactttgaggaacaaacaagtgaaacaaGCCTTTAATGACTTAATCAAAAGGTTTATATTGCTCTCAAAGAATTAG